GGAAGCCGATCCTGTCAATGGTTTCGGCGAGGGGCGGCAGCGCATCAAGGCGTGCCAGGGCGATGCTGGCGGCGATACGGACCTCGCGTTTGCGGTCGTTCAGGGCGGCCAGCAACGCCTTGCGGGTATCCTGATAGGGAAAGGATGTCAGCCGCTCGATGGCACTGAGCTTCTGGGCCTCCTGCCCGTTGAGCAATTGGCGCCGGATCTCGTCAGGATAACCGGCGGCGGCCAGCACGCGCACAATCTGCTCGCGATCATCGCCACGCAGCACTTCGACAAACTGGAAGCAGACTTCAATCACCAGCGGCGCGGGAAACTGCGACAGCGCCTCGCTCAGCGCGTCTTCGTCGTGCGCGGCGGTAAATTCCATCAGGCTCTGGCGCAGTTGCTTCTGCAAGACAGCATCATTGGCCTTGCCCGCATCGATGAACCAGCGGCGCACCATCAGCGCGATCATCACCCCGATGGAGATGAGTGCCAGGATTGCCGTACCGATCCAGATCGACTGCAACATGGCTAGAACCTCACGCTGGCGCCAAGCCCGATGCTGGTGCGCTGGTAGGCTGCCCGGAACTCGTTGGCGGCATTGGCCCGCAGGGTCACAGCATCGCTCAGTGCCACGGTGACACCGCCAAATACCGACTGCACGTCGAGCAACGTGTTTCCCGAAATTTCGGGCGCATTGGCGTAGCCGAGAAACAGCGTGCCGGCGTCGGTAACGGCCATATCGGCGCGCAGGACGAAGCCGTCACTTTGAACACCACTATCTTCAAGCGTATGAACCCACTGCGGAGTCAGCGTCAGGCGGCCGTCAAACAGGCTGATGGCAGCACGCACCGCCAATGTAGTGGAGCGGTTCGCATCATAGATGGCGTGACGGATATCGGCGCCGATGGTCACCCCCACCGCCTCGCCTGTCAGCACACGCCAATCGCCGCCAGCATCAACTGACAGATGGGGCAGGAAGCTGGCATTGGCGGCTAGTGCGAGACCACCATAGAGCCCGATGCCGGGCTGGACCTGCGTAGCAATGCGCAAGGTTGCCTGCTGATCGCTGACGCCATTGCGGCTGGCGTTGCGCAATTGCAGCGCCAGGCTGGTCTGCTCGCTGGCGCGATAGGACAGCCCGACCAGAGCATCGATCCAGTTGCCCCGGCCAGCGCTGAGTTCGCTGTATTCGGTGCTGACATCGACCCGCCACGGACGATCATCGGCCACCGCCTGGTCGATGATCACCAGCAGGTCCGCCGCGTCCCGATAGTCAGGCTGGCGCTCCACCACGCGCTGGGCCAGCGTCCGGGCGCCAGCCCGATCGCCCTGGCGAAATCGGGCCTGGGCCAGCCCGAAGCGGGCGTCTTCATAGCCTTCGGCCAGCACCAGTACACGTTCGAACACGGGTTCTGCCAAAGCGGGCTGGCCCGCACCGAGATAGGCAAAGCCCAGTTGTACCAGCGCGTCGGTGTTGTCTGGTTGCTGCGCCACGGCCCGCTCCAGCAGGCTGATCGCTGTATCAAAGCGTTGCTCGAGACGCGCCTGCGTTCCCTGCTCGTAGAGCGTGGCGGCGCTTTGCGCGGCTGCCGGGGCCGATGCGCAGAGCAGAACAATCGGGGCAGCCAGCAGAGCGACGCGGATCATGGGTTAGGTCTCGTCAGGTCAGGTATTTCTGGATGCGAGCCAATAGCTCATCGGGGATGAACGGCTTGACCAGATAGTCCGCAGCGCCCGCTTCGAGCGCCGAGACGATATCCTTCTCGCCCTTGCGCGCGGTCAGCATGATCACCGGAATATGGGACAGGCTTGGTTCGTCCTTGAGCTGCACCAGCAGCGCAAAGCCATCAATACCGGGCATCATGGCGTCGAGCACGACCAGATCGGGCTTTTCAGCACGGATCTTGGCCAGCGCCTCTTCCCCGTCATGGGCGGTCAAAACCGTGTAGCCCTTGCCTTGCAGGCGAAACTCAATCAGCTCGATCAAAAGCTGGTCGTCGTCGCATATCAGAATTGACTGGCTCATGAAGGCGCTCCTGGTCGTGTCGGTCCAGACGATTGGCTACGCGGCTTCGGTGGCACATCAAGGGCAAACATTTGGCATCAAGGCATTTTCCAATGGGTTTGCCCGATCTCTCACAGATAGCACGCCACATGGTAAATGGCGCGTAAACGCAAACGCGCTTGTGAACGGCAAGAGCGGCACGCGTCGCTCACTCTCGCACGAGAGGCAGTCCAGAAGAGAATCAGGTCTGGTCCATGATGATTTGCTGGATGGCCTTGCGCTGACGCCGCGAGCGGATCTGGCGGGTGTGAGCGGTATCGGGCGAGATTGTAACGCCCTGATCATCGCGCACGATGGAGAATGTCCGCCTGGCACCGATCAGCAGATCATCGGAGGAATGATCGGCGATGATCATGATCTCGATCTCGATTGGCTCGGCGCGCGCCAGCAGATCCTTGGGGGCTGGTCCCTTGCGGGTGCGCGTTACCCTTTCGATCAGGCTCTGGAACGAGCCGATCGAGGTATAGTCGCCGGGATGCAGCGGGCCCTGATGGGTGCGTTGACGCGGATCGTTGGGCCGCTCGCGCTCATCGATGACCTCGAAATCGGTGACGCATTGTTCCCAATTTTCGCTGCCGGCACGCACCGTGGTCAGCACGCTTTCAAGATAGATGGAATCCGAGCTCATATTGCTGACAAAGCAGGCGGCATCCAGCCCTGAGCCTGCGGCGCGGTTGATGACGATCTTGGGCTGTGTCTGCCGACGGAAGCCGGCCAGAAATACCTGCAGATAAACCAGCCAGATGACCACCATTGTCATGTTGGTGGCCAGGCTCAGCATGTCGCTGTGCTGCGTTATCCAGTCGAGCATGGTGGCTGCAGTCCTTTGGGCGGGAATGTCCAAAGGGCAAGATCTGCGCTGCTTTCAGCGTGACTTACCCCGGCTTGCGCGTGCGCATCAGTGCACGGAGCTAAAGCCAGCGCGCCAGGATCGGTTCCATGCAGCGCTCAGTCGATGCGGAACGCCGCGCCCTACTCGGCAGCCAGAGGCAGTTCGATCCAGAAGGTCGCGCCCTTGTCGGGTTCACTGTCGAAGCCGATGGCGCCTCCCATCTGGGTGATGATCTCGCGGCTGATATGCAGGCCAAGCCCACTGCCGTATTTGGTGCGCGTAGCCGATGAATCGGCCTGCGAGAACTTGCTGAAGATCAGCGGTGCGAAGTCCTTGGAGACACCCTGCCCCTGATCGGTGACCTCAACCCGGCAGGTCTGATCGTCGGCACTGAGGGTTACCTCAACCTGCCCGCCCACGGGCGAGAATTTTGCGGCATTGGAAAGCAGATTGCTCATAACCTGCTGCAGCCGGGCCGGATCCACCCTGACCTGAGCATCGACGTCACCGGCATTGGTGCCGATCTGCACGCCGAAACGGTCCGCATAGGGCTGGTTGGTTTCGATCGCGCTGAGGATCATGGGCGCCACAAACTCGCGCCGCATATCGAACTGCATCTTGCCCGAGGCGATCTTGTCGATGTCGAGCATGTCATTGACCAGCAGGATAAGGCGCTCACTGTTCTTGTTGGCGATGTCGATCAGGTTGCGCACCTTGAGCGGCAGTTCAGCGGCCATTGTACCGGCCAGCAGACCCAGGGCGCCGCGGATGGCGGTCACCGGGGTACGCAGTTCGTGGCTGACGGTCGAGATCAGCTCATTTTTGACCCGCTCCACCTCGCGGCGCTCGGTGATGTCCTGAATCTGCGCCACCAGATATTTCACGCTGCCATCGGGATTGCGCACGGCCGATGCACTCAACTGCGCCCAGACCGTATCGCCATTCTTGCGCAGATAGCGCTTTTCAATAGTGTAGGTTTCGATCTCGCCGTCCAATAGCTGGCGCACCAATTGATCGCTGGTGGCCAGATCGTCAGGATGAGTGACCGTGCGGAAGTTCTGTTCGAGCAACTCGTCCTGGCTGTAGCCGAGCAGGTCAGCCAGCGCCTTGTTGACGCCCAGCCAGCGTCCGCTCGGTTCGAGCAAGGTCATGCCGATCGAGGCATGCTCCATGGCGATACGGAATTTTTCCTCGCTGGACCGGAGCTCCATCTCCATCCGCTTTTGCGCGGTTGTCTCAACTGTAACGCCGGCAATGCCGATAATCCGGTTGTCGCCGTCGCGCAGCGGCACCTTGGATGTGCGATAGGAGCGGCTGACCTGGTCCGGCCCGACCGTGGTCTCCTCAAGATCGGTAATCGACCGACCGGTCCGGATGATGTCCTGTTCCTGTTCGAACAAGACCTGTGCGCGGGCAGGCTCGACCAGATCGAAATCGGTCTTGCCCACAAGCTGCGCGGGATTGTCGAAGCCGTTGTGCTGCACCACCGCCTGATTTGCGGCGACAAAGGCGCTTTTGATATCCTTGACGAACTGAAAGTCCGGCGCCTGCAATAGGGCAGCCTGCAGGATGCGGCGCTCCCACAGCCCGGATCGGGCCTGCCAGACCGTAAAACCCATCAGGGTGGTCGCCAGAAAACTCACCATGGCAACGGGCAAGGCGAGCGCGTGCATCGGCTCGTTCACCGCATTGGCAGGCAGGAAGGTCAGTGTCGCCCACACAAGAAAGGCCACCAGAACACCGAGCAGAAGCACCAAGTGTGGCTGCGGTGTGGCCGAGTCATTCCACTTGCGAAGGCCCAGGGCCCCCGCGGCTGTCACCACCATGTTGATCACCGCT
The DNA window shown above is from Devosia litorisediminis and carries:
- a CDS encoding YaiO family outer membrane beta-barrel protein gives rise to the protein MIRVALLAAPIVLLCASAPAAAQSAATLYEQGTQARLEQRFDTAISLLERAVAQQPDNTDALVQLGFAYLGAGQPALAEPVFERVLVLAEGYEDARFGLAQARFRQGDRAGARTLAQRVVERQPDYRDAADLLVIIDQAVADDRPWRVDVSTEYSELSAGRGNWIDALVGLSYRASEQTSLALQLRNASRNGVSDQQATLRIATQVQPGIGLYGGLALAANASFLPHLSVDAGGDWRVLTGEAVGVTIGADIRHAIYDANRSTTLAVRAAISLFDGRLTLTPQWVHTLEDSGVQSDGFVLRADMAVTDAGTLFLGYANAPEISGNTLLDVQSVFGGVTVALSDAVTLRANAANEFRAAYQRTSIGLGASVRF
- a CDS encoding response regulator transcription factor yields the protein MSQSILICDDDQLLIELIEFRLQGKGYTVLTAHDGEEALAKIRAEKPDLVVLDAMMPGIDGFALLVQLKDEPSLSHIPVIMLTARKGEKDIVSALEAGAADYLVKPFIPDELLARIQKYLT
- a CDS encoding PAS domain S-box protein, yielding MDTTWQALIANLAVVALVTSTWSQLQIWLDSRSAMVRRAISGLLIGGGAVVSLVMSIQTGPDVFFDLRAGLIAVGAFFGGPVVATISVLIAGAYRLSQGGEWAIIAVINMVVTAAGALGLRKWNDSATPQPHLVLLLGVLVAFLVWATLTFLPANAVNEPMHALALPVAMVSFLATTLMGFTVWQARSGLWERRILQAALLQAPDFQFVKDIKSAFVAANQAVVQHNGFDNPAQLVGKTDFDLVEPARAQVLFEQEQDIIRTGRSITDLEETTVGPDQVSRSYRTSKVPLRDGDNRIIGIAGVTVETTAQKRMEMELRSSEEKFRIAMEHASIGMTLLEPSGRWLGVNKALADLLGYSQDELLEQNFRTVTHPDDLATSDQLVRQLLDGEIETYTIEKRYLRKNGDTVWAQLSASAVRNPDGSVKYLVAQIQDITERREVERVKNELISTVSHELRTPVTAIRGALGLLAGTMAAELPLKVRNLIDIANKNSERLILLVNDMLDIDKIASGKMQFDMRREFVAPMILSAIETNQPYADRFGVQIGTNAGDVDAQVRVDPARLQQVMSNLLSNAAKFSPVGGQVEVTLSADDQTCRVEVTDQGQGVSKDFAPLIFSKFSQADSSATRTKYGSGLGLHISREIITQMGGAIGFDSEPDKGATFWIELPLAAE